One genomic segment of Paenibacillus sp. FSL H8-0332 includes these proteins:
- a CDS encoding VOC family protein has product MYRSGLTVWYSVSDLEQTMAFYSGKLGFEVIFHDAESGMAMVSTNTKDCVIGFSVADTVEPATSSTVFEVWNIEEAIQLLKSKGVIFIGEVELIPELTKLATFVDPDGHNLMLAESLTDS; this is encoded by the coding sequence GATCAGGTCTTACCGTATGGTACAGCGTATCCGACTTGGAGCAGACGATGGCGTTTTACTCAGGAAAGCTTGGTTTCGAGGTTATCTTTCATGATGCAGAGAGTGGCATGGCCATGGTGAGTACCAATACTAAGGACTGTGTTATTGGTTTTTCAGTGGCAGACACCGTAGAACCGGCTACTTCTTCGACCGTATTTGAGGTATGGAATATCGAGGAAGCGATACAACTGCTCAAGAGTAAAGGGGTAATTTTCATTGGTGAAGTTGAACTTATTCCGGAGTTGACCAAGCTGGCTACATTCGTGGACCCCGACGGGCATAATTTGATGTTAGCCGAATCCCTTACAGACTCTTGA
- a CDS encoding winged helix-turn-helix transcriptional regulator, translating to MIKKEEILKLSRELTGQWTLPILLSLDERGGRFTPLQNKLGIAPSRLTANLKKMIADGLLIHLSPQDRRHPLLPEYVLTDKGRLHREAARAVQLSEQKIGQGRLSDRAWGLSVLLTLNFNNERFEDIRKSLTGITPRQLSLRLHDFHDGGLVCKQLSEEPRPSFCYRLGQPVQQPIHRLSIDLASLL from the coding sequence TTGATCAAGAAAGAAGAGATACTCAAGCTAAGCCGGGAGCTGACCGGGCAATGGACCTTGCCCATTCTGCTGTCGCTTGACGAACGTGGCGGTCGCTTCACCCCGCTGCAGAACAAGCTAGGTATCGCTCCCTCCCGGCTGACTGCCAATTTGAAGAAGATGATAGCGGATGGTCTGCTCATTCATCTTTCTCCGCAAGATCGGAGGCACCCGCTCCTTCCTGAGTATGTGCTGACCGACAAAGGGCGGCTTCACCGAGAAGCCGCGCGTGCTGTCCAACTCAGCGAACAGAAGATTGGACAGGGCAGACTTTCAGACAGAGCCTGGGGCTTGTCTGTTCTACTAACGCTGAACTTTAATAATGAACGGTTCGAGGATATCCGCAAGTCGCTCACCGGTATAACGCCGCGCCAACTATCCCTGCGTCTGCATGATTTTCATGACGGCGGTCTTGTCTGTAAGCAATTGTCCGAAGAGCCGAGACCTTCCTTCTGCTACCGGCTGGGACAGCCAGTTCAGCAGCCGATTCACCGACTGTCTATCGATTTGGCATCTCTGCTGTGA
- a CDS encoding OsmC family protein, which produces MTALQTFKASAHLQDGVQVKVASRNFEFIIDEPKSLGGTDTGMNPVEALLASLGACQSIVARVYAPKFGVNLKDFFVDVEGDLDLDGFFNKTQVRPGYSEIRYTFRIKTDSPKEQVEEFVRFLESKCPVGDTLANPVNLKLESIIIES; this is translated from the coding sequence ATGACCGCTCTCCAAACCTTTAAAGCATCTGCGCATTTGCAAGACGGAGTCCAAGTGAAAGTAGCATCCCGAAACTTTGAATTTATTATTGACGAGCCCAAAAGCTTGGGCGGAACTGATACCGGTATGAATCCGGTCGAAGCTTTGCTGGCCTCACTGGGAGCATGTCAGTCTATCGTAGCCAGAGTGTATGCGCCTAAATTCGGCGTGAACCTCAAGGATTTCTTCGTGGATGTAGAAGGCGATCTTGATCTGGATGGCTTTTTCAACAAGACGCAGGTGCGTCCGGGCTATTCAGAAATTCGGTATACCTTCCGTATTAAAACAGATTCACCCAAAGAACAGGTTGAAGAATTTGTACGATTCCTGGAAAGCAAATGCCCAGTTGGAGATACGCTTGCAAACCCGGTTAATCTCAAGCTGGAAAGCATTATCATCGAAAGCTAA
- a CDS encoding sulfurtransferase, translated as MDATVSKRWLLARLYEPEQTIVDCRFTLGKPKAGRDSYEQEHIPGAVYLDLELDLSAPVGEHGGRHPLPDPQELAVRLSKLGIGNDTRIVAYDDENSMNAARLWWLLRYLGHEQVYILEGGFSQWKEGKYPVTDHQPVRVPSAFVPKVQPRMLADVHKVQQVSANMEPSASPAALPSVLIDSRARERFLGQEETLDKKAGHIPGAFNFFWKDTQNADGSFKSAEELQEHFAELDQDAEIIVYCGSGVTACPNVLALEKAGFKNVRLYAGSWSDWISYEENTIATGE; from the coding sequence ATGGACGCAACCGTTAGCAAACGCTGGCTGCTCGCCAGACTCTATGAGCCGGAGCAGACCATCGTGGACTGCCGGTTCACACTGGGCAAGCCTAAGGCCGGCAGAGACAGCTATGAACAAGAGCATATTCCAGGCGCGGTCTATCTCGATTTGGAATTGGATCTGTCTGCTCCTGTAGGCGAACATGGCGGACGCCATCCCCTGCCAGACCCGCAGGAGCTGGCCGTCAGGCTCTCGAAGCTCGGCATCGGCAACGATACTCGTATTGTCGCCTACGACGATGAGAACAGCATGAACGCCGCCCGTCTGTGGTGGCTGCTGCGTTACCTGGGGCATGAGCAGGTATACATTCTGGAAGGCGGCTTCAGCCAGTGGAAAGAGGGTAAATATCCGGTGACGGATCACCAGCCGGTGCGGGTGCCGAGCGCTTTTGTGCCAAAGGTTCAGCCCCGGATGCTGGCAGATGTCCACAAGGTTCAACAGGTATCTGCTAATATGGAGCCTTCGGCTTCTCCAGCCGCCCTTCCTTCAGTCCTCATCGATTCCCGCGCCCGTGAACGCTTCCTGGGTCAGGAAGAGACCTTAGACAAGAAGGCCGGACATATCCCCGGTGCGTTCAACTTCTTCTGGAAGGATACGCAGAATGCGGATGGCAGCTTCAAGAGTGCTGAGGAATTGCAGGAGCATTTCGCCGAGCTGGACCAAGACGCTGAGATCATCGTCTACTGCGGCTCCGGCGTAACCGCCTGCCCGAATGTGCTGGCGCTGGAGAAGGCCGGGTTCAAGAATGTTCGGCTGTATGCGGGGAGCTGGAGTGACTGGATTAGTTATGAGGAGAACACTATCGCCACTGGTGAATAG
- a CDS encoding phosphotransferase, whose amino-acid sequence MSQAWPEWKGTLCKRSGGWNNTTYFVESGERRAVLRVYDTHRDRNKIEFEHSVLQKLNGLNLPFTIPVPILTVTGETLVQLEDGTDKFACLFGYIEGESPTEQDFGFYDSLGEAAGTLSVALAKVETGIAPVYRPYYELKTSYPLCTREALHGLVTDPPEPLKELLPELRILVEAHDNVADSLEQLQSLPHQLVHGDLNASNLLVDEADTARVTALLDFEFCTRDVRVMDAAVILSALLSHEDSERIISDFWRGYNRRVTLTPEELAAIPVLMLLRKIDVFLHFATRYWEGTDEVNVLQQQVRELAAEVAAM is encoded by the coding sequence TTGAGTCAGGCCTGGCCTGAATGGAAGGGTACGCTGTGCAAACGGAGTGGAGGCTGGAATAATACAACGTATTTTGTGGAGAGCGGGGAACGCCGCGCTGTGCTGCGCGTCTATGATACACATAGAGACAGGAATAAAATAGAGTTCGAGCATAGTGTCTTGCAGAAGCTAAATGGATTGAATCTTCCTTTTACAATACCTGTTCCGATTCTTACCGTTACGGGGGAGACGTTAGTACAATTGGAGGATGGCACAGATAAATTTGCCTGCCTGTTCGGGTATATTGAAGGAGAATCTCCCACCGAACAGGATTTTGGCTTCTATGATTCGCTCGGAGAGGCGGCAGGCACATTATCCGTTGCCCTGGCTAAGGTGGAGACAGGGATAGCTCCAGTGTACCGACCGTACTATGAACTGAAGACCTCCTATCCGCTATGTACCCGTGAAGCGCTGCATGGTCTGGTGACGGACCCGCCCGAGCCTCTGAAGGAGCTGCTGCCGGAGCTGAGAATTTTAGTAGAGGCCCACGACAATGTGGCAGATTCGCTGGAACAGCTTCAGAGCCTGCCGCATCAGCTGGTGCACGGCGATCTGAATGCTTCCAACCTGCTGGTGGATGAAGCGGATACGGCCCGGGTGACGGCGCTGCTGGATTTTGAATTCTGCACCCGGGATGTACGGGTTATGGATGCTGCTGTAATTCTGTCGGCCTTGCTCAGTCATGAGGACTCGGAGCGGATTATCAGTGATTTCTGGCGGGGTTATAACCGCAGGGTTACGCTGACTCCCGAGGAACTGGCGGCGATTCCGGTGCTCATGCTCCTGCGCAAGATAGACGTATTCCTGCATTTCGCCACCCGTTACTGGGAAGGGACCGATGAGGTGAATGTCCTGCAGCAGCAGGTCCGGGAGCTGGCGGCAGAGGTAGCTGCGATGTAG
- a CDS encoding aminoglycoside phosphotransferase family protein — protein MKPLDIHPTALYEQVQSDIGSFQVLANYRLNSVRTGVWKLQSTQDSKCYYLKTYSRKQRWHPEVYAYQHWVGHLKPYVPEFIASYEGEGWQAILITSMDGLIMRDTELSPLAVEAAYRKAGELTKVLHDSQIGDWFGRPDINGNPIELSHNEDPVNYVSNSIREVTARCMEEDLLQSSEIALTDWALQNAQIFRHSKPVPISWDSTPGNWLVDDQGILTGMIDFENMLWGLAVDNFSILFARYFIDHPSARDAYFAGYGLEVLKDQSAEIQICCIKMALGDICWGTHNHQPEVVRSGRELMKRIHNQQLFL, from the coding sequence ATGAAGCCACTGGATATCCATCCAACAGCGTTGTATGAGCAGGTTCAGTCCGACATTGGCAGCTTTCAGGTCTTGGCAAACTACAGGCTGAATAGTGTGAGAACCGGGGTCTGGAAGCTGCAATCCACTCAGGACTCTAAATGTTATTACTTAAAAACGTACAGCCGCAAACAGAGATGGCATCCTGAGGTTTACGCCTATCAGCATTGGGTAGGTCACTTGAAGCCGTATGTACCAGAGTTCATCGCTTCTTACGAAGGCGAAGGTTGGCAAGCCATATTAATCACATCCATGGATGGATTAATCATGAGGGATACTGAACTAAGTCCCCTGGCTGTGGAAGCCGCTTACCGTAAGGCAGGTGAATTAACAAAAGTACTGCATGATTCACAGATTGGCGATTGGTTCGGCCGCCCTGATATCAATGGAAACCCAATCGAGTTATCCCATAATGAGGACCCGGTAAATTATGTTTCTAATTCGATTCGGGAAGTTACGGCGCGATGTATGGAGGAAGATCTGCTGCAATCTTCTGAAATAGCTTTAACCGATTGGGCGCTTCAAAATGCTCAAATTTTCCGGCATAGCAAGCCTGTTCCAATAAGCTGGGACTCCACACCAGGCAACTGGCTGGTGGATGACCAGGGTATTTTGACAGGAATGATTGACTTCGAGAATATGTTGTGGGGGCTGGCTGTGGACAACTTCTCCATTCTGTTCGCCAGATATTTCATAGATCATCCATCAGCCAGAGATGCCTATTTTGCAGGGTATGGACTTGAAGTGCTTAAGGACCAGTCTGCTGAAATACAAATATGCTGCATCAAAATGGCCCTCGGCGATATCTGCTGGGGTACTCACAATCATCAGCCCGAAGTCGTCCGATCCGGCAGAGAGCTGATGAAAAGAATACATAATCAGCAGCTTTTCCTGTAA
- a CDS encoding ABC transporter ATP-binding protein — MNSTVLKAQGPSGPAQEQTVLEMQGVSKVIKGKAIVDNLSFKIQKGEIVGLLGPNGAGKTTTIRMMTGLIRMSEGDVLIHGHSIRKDFKQAISQIGAIIENPEFYPHMTGYDNLLQYLRMSDGAGTSRIKEVVELVGLQEAMNKKVRAYSLGMRQRLGIAQALLHSPKLLILDEPTNGLDPAGIREMRDYMRRIAEVEGIAILISSHMLAEIEQICHRAVVIQNGKLVTVTQLTGAPEARSEVALAIRVDKIEAARTVAGALQGVKVTGADEAHSELHVQLPDGAVPELVAALSEAKVGIYRITENRQSLEEDFLKWTGGNRIA, encoded by the coding sequence ATGAATTCAACCGTTCTTAAGGCTCAGGGGCCGTCTGGCCCGGCGCAAGAACAAACCGTACTGGAAATGCAGGGCGTCAGTAAAGTGATTAAAGGTAAGGCAATTGTAGATAATCTAAGCTTCAAGATTCAGAAGGGAGAGATCGTCGGGCTGCTGGGACCGAATGGCGCCGGCAAAACGACCACCATCCGGATGATGACCGGACTGATCCGCATGAGCGAAGGGGATGTTCTGATTCATGGGCACAGCATCCGGAAGGATTTCAAGCAGGCGATCTCACAGATCGGGGCGATTATTGAGAATCCCGAGTTCTATCCGCATATGACCGGGTACGATAATCTGCTGCAATATTTACGGATGAGTGACGGAGCCGGGACATCGCGGATCAAGGAGGTCGTGGAGCTGGTGGGACTGCAGGAGGCGATGAACAAGAAGGTTCGGGCGTATTCACTCGGTATGCGCCAGCGTCTGGGGATCGCTCAGGCCTTGCTGCACTCGCCGAAGCTGCTCATTCTGGATGAGCCGACCAACGGCCTGGACCCCGCCGGCATCCGGGAGATGCGCGACTATATGCGGAGAATAGCAGAGGTAGAGGGCATTGCCATTCTAATCTCCAGTCATATGCTGGCCGAGATTGAACAGATCTGTCACCGCGCAGTGGTCATTCAGAACGGCAAGCTTGTAACGGTGACACAGCTTACTGGAGCACCGGAGGCGCGGAGTGAGGTAGCACTTGCCATCCGGGTAGACAAGATTGAAGCAGCACGGACTGTGGCCGGAGCCTTGCAGGGCGTCAAGGTCACTGGAGCGGATGAAGCCCATTCCGAGCTGCATGTGCAGCTGCCAGATGGAGCCGTGCCGGAGCTGGTGGCGGCACTCAGCGAAGCCAAGGTCGGGATATACCGGATTACTGAGAATAGACAAAGTCTGGAAGAGGATTTCCTGAAATGGACAGGGGGCAACCGCATTGCGTAA
- a CDS encoding ABC transporter permease — protein sequence MRKFNLLVLNEWLKISKKRSNSIPYVILLVLALAVGYMTRTFATDIYASAADFTADSLQPRGIGQILAILVIVGTAGIVSREYSQGTIKFLLIRARSRTAILASKYVTVLLYTLNMQVVAAVALFLSGAVLFGLSGGEAGIREILASLLYSTVYCTVYATIGFMLGILTKSTGVTIGATIFATTIDKLVISREFYKYVLFPNLNLAAYQDGGAPMQGMTLSFSIILLCIYMTLFLLAGFAVFRRRDVA from the coding sequence TTGCGTAAATTTAATCTGCTTGTTCTGAATGAATGGCTCAAAATATCGAAGAAACGCAGTAATAGCATTCCTTATGTCATCCTGCTGGTGCTGGCGCTGGCAGTGGGCTATATGACACGTACATTTGCTACGGATATCTATGCTTCAGCGGCAGACTTTACGGCGGATTCCTTGCAGCCCAGAGGCATTGGACAGATTCTTGCCATTCTGGTGATCGTCGGGACGGCAGGAATTGTATCCAGGGAATACAGCCAGGGGACGATCAAATTTCTGCTGATCCGTGCCCGCAGCCGTACGGCGATCCTGGCCTCCAAATATGTAACTGTGCTGCTGTATACACTGAACATGCAGGTAGTTGCAGCGGTGGCGCTGTTCCTCTCGGGAGCGGTCTTATTCGGACTCAGCGGAGGGGAGGCGGGAATAAGAGAGATCCTTGCTTCGCTGCTATATTCAACTGTGTACTGCACCGTCTACGCTACGATAGGGTTCATGCTGGGGATTCTGACGAAATCAACGGGCGTAACCATTGGGGCGACCATCTTCGCCACCACCATCGACAAGCTGGTCATTTCCCGCGAGTTCTACAAATATGTGCTGTTCCCTAACCTTAATCTCGCAGCCTACCAGGATGGCGGTGCGCCGATGCAGGGAATGACGCTGAGCTTCTCCATTATCTTGCTGTGCATCTACATGACGCTGTTCCTGCTTGCAGGCTTCGCCGTCTTCAGACGCAGGGATGTTGCTTGA
- a CDS encoding GntR family transcriptional regulator: MGIEFDNNQPIYLQIMNYIKGEIITGKLKPGDKIPSVRELAAELQINPNTVQRTFQELERETIVETRRGMGRYVTGSEETILTVKKEMAQDVLDRFIRGMQELGFQGEDILTAVAENIHKRDQEQGE; encoded by the coding sequence ATGGGGATCGAATTCGATAATAACCAGCCGATTTATCTCCAGATCATGAATTACATCAAGGGAGAGATTATCACCGGCAAGCTGAAGCCTGGAGATAAGATTCCCTCTGTCCGTGAATTGGCCGCTGAACTGCAGATTAACCCGAATACCGTGCAAAGAACATTTCAGGAACTGGAGCGTGAGACCATCGTGGAGACCCGCCGCGGCATGGGCAGATATGTGACCGGAAGCGAAGAGACGATTCTGACCGTCAAGAAGGAGATGGCACAGGATGTGCTGGACCGTTTTATCCGCGGGATGCAGGAGCTCGGCTTCCAGGGCGAAGATATTCTAACTGCAGTAGCAGAGAACATTCATAAGCGGGACCAAGAACAGGGGGAGTAA
- a CDS encoding ABC transporter ATP-binding protein, whose translation MDDILDIQNVSKQFGPRQVLNQVSFKLGSGTITGLLGTNGSGKSTLMKLISGLAWPGSGQISILGVPVGVESKKLVSFMPDRPVTESWMNIGDALRFQQDFYADFDQAKALRMLDFMKLRTADKVRMLSKGMNERLQLTLALSRRARLYLLDEPIGGVDPVARTKILNALMEFYEEDSSILLSTHLVTDIERIFDEVIFLKDGEIVLHRPVEELRQEHGKSVDELFREVFAEC comes from the coding sequence GTGGATGATATACTTGATATTCAGAATGTAAGCAAACAGTTCGGCCCCAGACAGGTGCTGAATCAGGTATCCTTCAAGCTGGGCAGCGGCACCATCACTGGTCTTCTGGGAACCAACGGCAGCGGCAAAAGCACGCTCATGAAGCTGATCTCAGGACTCGCCTGGCCAGGCTCGGGGCAGATTTCAATCCTCGGGGTGCCCGTGGGAGTAGAGAGCAAGAAGCTCGTCTCCTTCATGCCGGATAGGCCGGTAACGGAGTCGTGGATGAATATCGGGGATGCGCTGAGATTCCAGCAGGATTTCTACGCGGATTTCGATCAGGCCAAGGCGCTGCGGATGCTGGATTTCATGAAGCTGCGTACAGCGGATAAGGTGCGGATGTTATCCAAAGGAATGAACGAACGCCTGCAGCTGACCTTAGCGCTCTCCCGCCGGGCCAGATTATACCTGCTGGATGAGCCGATTGGAGGCGTTGATCCGGTGGCACGGACCAAGATCCTGAATGCGCTGATGGAGTTCTATGAGGAGGACAGCAGTATTCTGCTCTCTACCCATCTGGTGACGGATATCGAACGGATCTTTGACGAGGTGATTTTCCTGAAGGATGGGGAGATTGTGCTGCATCGTCCGGTGGAAGAACTGAGACAGGAGCACGGGAAGAGTGTAGATGAGCTGTTCAGAGAGGTGTTTGCCGAATGCTGA
- a CDS encoding PilZ domain-containing protein: MNQPIDCWLEIPASNSGPGAGKLTEGILLDLSRSGCKVRTSLNLRFTAGDTKLIIHFQLAEEKLQYEGRVRWGWMFGLGQYQYGVRLDLQEDEEEQLLRELELWTSGRSAQGL; this comes from the coding sequence ATGAACCAGCCCATCGATTGCTGGCTTGAAATTCCCGCCAGTAATTCGGGACCGGGAGCGGGCAAATTGACTGAGGGTATCCTGCTTGACCTTAGCCGCTCCGGCTGCAAGGTCCGCACCTCGCTGAACCTCCGCTTCACCGCAGGGGACACGAAGCTGATTATTCATTTTCAGCTGGCGGAAGAGAAGCTACAGTATGAAGGCAGGGTCCGCTGGGGCTGGATGTTCGGTCTGGGGCAATACCAGTATGGGGTAAGGCTGGACCTGCAGGAAGACGAGGAAGAACAGCTGCTGCGGGAGCTGGAGCTCTGGACCAGCGGAAGAAGCGCGCAAGGCTTGTAG
- a CDS encoding pentapeptide repeat-containing protein, producing the protein MYQYQNETFHEHNFDYAALQDGEINGCTFERCSFRGASMEEMTSSGCRFVDCDFTGALLNASLHKDGAFTNCKFTGANLFVAKFENCKMVGSDFANAHMDGITLSGGDWAYTNLRHLNLSRQDLREIRFTEADMLGCDLQKADLRGADLSRVQLAQCKLAGADLRDAKLEGIDLKSLDLKGVRLDVEQAVLLARSMGAKVG; encoded by the coding sequence ATGTATCAATATCAAAATGAGACGTTTCATGAGCATAATTTCGATTACGCGGCACTGCAGGATGGAGAAATAAACGGCTGTACCTTTGAGCGCTGCTCCTTCCGGGGAGCTTCTATGGAAGAGATGACCTCCAGCGGCTGCCGGTTTGTGGATTGCGATTTCACCGGTGCCCTGCTGAATGCTTCGCTGCACAAGGATGGCGCGTTCACCAACTGCAAGTTCACCGGAGCGAATCTGTTCGTGGCGAAGTTCGAGAACTGCAAGATGGTCGGATCGGATTTCGCCAATGCCCATATGGACGGAATTACACTGAGCGGAGGGGACTGGGCGTATACGAATCTGCGCCATCTGAATCTCAGCAGGCAGGATCTGCGGGAGATCCGGTTCACCGAGGCTGACATGCTGGGCTGCGATTTGCAAAAGGCGGATTTGCGCGGGGCGGATTTAAGCCGGGTCCAGCTTGCCCAGTGTAAGCTTGCAGGGGCTGATCTGCGTGATGCCAAGCTGGAAGGGATTGACCTGAAGAGTCTGGATCTCAAAGGAGTGCGGCTGGATGTGGAGCAGGCTGTGCTGCTGGCCCGCTCTATGGGAGCGAAGGTAGGGTAA
- a CDS encoding diguanylate cyclase — MSLSLRTLFSTAFAVIIILLTAMLSYVIGNRSTTSVEVGIGSSLAAEANQMSEKLDQFMWSRSGEIEVLSKLNAFQEPVEQAEAGGLLNQLKRSLPVFTWVGFLDKTGNVVASTDQILQGTNISQRPVFQQALKGTFIGDVHDAVLLSKQLPNPTGEALQFVDVSVPVMDKQGQTSGVLAAHLSWEWSREVEASIVNPLKERLKGVEVFVVSKKDDTILLGPAALTGKRMTDAVLQQARSGNSSYVIEQERGRDSYLTGYAYGDGYMNYPGLGWTVIIRQPADIAFASVHQLERFILISGLLTAAAFALIGWLLAGWISRPLRDITRTADLLSSGADVEIPSSTRFKDVAILSASLRGLVNNLTKTETKLSYMSDMALHDKLTGLPNRAALDEFLAHAVSKAKQKRTTLSFLYMDLDGFKKVNDTFGHAVGDALLQEVAFRLMDCTRDNEIVARLGGDEFVIILNTSAGKPMREAEVVASRIISKINQPILIKGEELRVGCSVGAAVWSPDGGDTVETLRLADEALYISKRSGKNRITFEAAS, encoded by the coding sequence ATGTCATTAAGTCTTCGCACCTTATTTTCAACAGCATTTGCGGTCATTATCATTCTGCTGACGGCTATGCTCAGCTATGTGATAGGCAACCGTTCCACCACTTCCGTAGAAGTCGGTATCGGCAGCTCCCTGGCCGCAGAGGCCAATCAAATGTCCGAGAAGCTTGATCAGTTCATGTGGTCACGTTCCGGTGAAATAGAAGTTTTGAGTAAGCTGAATGCTTTTCAGGAGCCCGTTGAACAAGCAGAGGCCGGCGGATTGCTGAATCAGCTGAAGAGGAGTCTGCCGGTATTTACCTGGGTGGGCTTCCTGGATAAGACAGGGAATGTGGTTGCTTCCACGGATCAGATCCTGCAGGGGACGAATATCAGCCAGAGGCCGGTCTTTCAACAGGCGCTTAAGGGAACCTTCATCGGGGATGTCCACGATGCGGTGCTGCTCTCTAAGCAGCTGCCTAACCCGACGGGGGAAGCCCTGCAATTTGTTGATGTGAGCGTGCCGGTCATGGACAAGCAAGGACAGACAAGCGGAGTGCTGGCGGCACATCTTAGCTGGGAGTGGTCACGCGAGGTCGAGGCCTCCATTGTGAATCCGCTCAAGGAACGGCTTAAGGGTGTGGAGGTATTCGTGGTCAGCAAGAAGGATGACACCATTCTGCTGGGACCTGCAGCGCTCACCGGCAAAAGAATGACGGATGCGGTCCTGCAGCAGGCCCGCAGCGGCAATAGCTCCTACGTGATTGAACAGGAGCGGGGCCGTGACTCCTATTTAACGGGATACGCCTACGGCGACGGTTACATGAACTATCCGGGCCTTGGCTGGACGGTCATTATCCGTCAGCCCGCGGACATCGCTTTTGCCTCGGTCCATCAGCTTGAACGCTTCATCCTGATCAGCGGTCTGCTGACCGCTGCGGCTTTCGCACTGATCGGCTGGCTGCTGGCCGGATGGATCAGCCGACCGCTGAGGGATATTACCCGGACAGCCGACCTGCTCAGCTCCGGTGCCGATGTGGAGATCCCGAGCTCTACGCGGTTCAAGGATGTTGCGATTCTGTCGGCCTCCCTGAGGGGTCTGGTGAACAACCTGACCAAGACAGAGACCAAGCTGAGCTATATGTCGGATATGGCGCTGCATGATAAGCTTACCGGCTTGCCCAACCGGGCAGCGCTGGATGAGTTTCTGGCCCATGCGGTCAGTAAGGCCAAGCAGAAGCGGACAACACTAAGCTTTTTGTACATGGATCTGGACGGCTTCAAAAAAGTGAACGACACCTTCGGCCATGCGGTTGGAGATGCCCTGCTGCAAGAGGTAGCCTTCCGGCTGATGGATTGTACGCGGGACAATGAGATCGTTGCCCGGCTGGGCGGGGATGAATTCGTGATTATTCTGAATACCTCGGCGGGCAAACCGATGAGGGAAGCGGAGGTGGTGGCTTCGCGGATTATCAGCAAGATCAACCAGCCGATTCTGATCAAAGGCGAGGAACTTCGTGTAGGCTGCAGCGTAGGTGCTGCTGTATGGAGTCCGGATGGCGGCGATACGGTTGAGACGCTGCGGCTCGCGGACGAAGCCTTATATATCTCCAAGCGGAGCGGGAAGAACCGGATCACCTTCGAGGCGGCATCCTAG
- a CDS encoding YjcZ family sporulation protein gives MSGGLRTSTATILVLFILLIIILSVF, from the coding sequence ATGAGTGGAGGTCTTAGAACGTCAACGGCCACCATACTGGTGTTGTTTATTTTGCTGATTATTATCCTTAGCGTATTTTAG
- a CDS encoding glucosaminidase domain-containing protein → MTNSEFIARIASFAVADMQRTRIAASLTIAQAALESGWGTSGLTLKANNLFGIKGSGPAGSLALPTTEYRNGQAVQVTAQFRSYNNWGESVTDHSALITGGVSWNPKLYSKAIGVDGKTAAREIAAAGYATDPGYASKLIQIMDSYNLYQYDELKEDEEMSAEDKQKIAALETELRELKELLAGLSVSRDTLKAGVQEQGQAIKGVAERLTVIEGRTVMNVPAWAEPAVQAASAAGLLDTPSGGSYDFYRILTVLNRAGLLVTSKGG, encoded by the coding sequence ATGACGAACTCCGAATTTATCGCCCGGATCGCTTCTTTCGCAGTAGCGGATATGCAGCGCACCCGTATCGCAGCTTCGCTGACGATTGCCCAGGCAGCGCTGGAATCCGGCTGGGGAACGAGCGGCTTGACGCTTAAGGCCAACAATCTGTTCGGCATCAAGGGCAGCGGGCCTGCGGGCAGCCTGGCGCTTCCGACAACGGAATACAGGAACGGCCAAGCTGTACAGGTGACTGCCCAGTTCCGTTCCTATAATAACTGGGGAGAATCTGTGACGGATCATTCCGCGCTGATTACCGGGGGAGTCTCCTGGAACCCCAAGCTGTACAGCAAGGCTATTGGAGTCGACGGCAAAACAGCCGCCCGCGAGATTGCTGCTGCAGGCTACGCAACGGACCCGGGTTATGCGTCCAAGCTGATTCAGATTATGGATTCATATAACCTGTATCAATATGACGAGCTGAAGGAGGATGAAGAGATGTCGGCTGAAGATAAACAAAAAATTGCGGCGCTGGAAACCGAGCTGCGGGAACTGAAGGAGCTGCTGGCAGGGCTGTCTGTCAGCAGAGATACACTGAAGGCCGGCGTTCAAGAGCAAGGCCAGGCCATTAAAGGTGTCGCGGAGCGGCTGACTGTCATTGAGGGCCGTACAGTAATGAATGTGCCGGCCTGGGCTGAGCCTGCGGTACAGGCAGCGTCTGCCGCCGGTCTGCTGGATACGCCGTCAGGAGGCAGCTATGATTTCTACCGGATACTGACCGTATTGAACCGCGCCGGTCTTCTGGTTACAAGCAAGGGGGGGTAG